In the genome of Coraliomargarita algicola, one region contains:
- a CDS encoding type II secretion system protein, with amino-acid sequence MKKRPQTAFTLIELLTVIAIIAILAAILIPAVGAVRDRANSSKSVSNLRQIGNAVALFTNQNNGIFPLLNRKLSDPDSTSPYFWAQALEEEILEWDRSESGKHPMFDDPTAQKSHGISDYGGSTYIFLDANPNNTDRSTSGFNVHGLVNPAKTLVVCTAYAENTGNASWYIQGDFAKGSNPTNIPEPRLNNGEVGVVFADGHTELLSREKVYDLEFRKRLFDPSEY; translated from the coding sequence ATGAAAAAACGACCCCAAACTGCTTTTACCCTGATTGAATTATTAACTGTGATCGCGATAATTGCGATTTTAGCGGCGATCTTGATCCCCGCCGTGGGGGCCGTCAGGGATCGGGCTAATAGTTCGAAAAGTGTGTCCAACCTCAGGCAGATAGGGAACGCGGTGGCGCTGTTTACGAATCAGAATAATGGCATTTTTCCTTTGCTGAATCGCAAGCTGAGCGATCCGGATAGCACGTCGCCGTATTTTTGGGCTCAAGCTTTGGAAGAGGAGATCTTAGAGTGGGATCGCTCGGAGTCGGGCAAGCATCCGATGTTTGATGATCCGACGGCGCAAAAGAGTCACGGCATCAGTGACTATGGTGGTAGCACCTATATTTTTCTGGATGCGAATCCGAACAATACGGATCGTTCGACCTCGGGATTCAATGTCCATGGTTTAGTCAATCCAGCCAAGACACTAGTAGTCTGCACCGCCTATGCGGAGAATACTGGAAATGCATCTTGGTATATTCAGGGCGATTTCGCCAAAGGATCGAATCCGACGAATATACCGGAGCCTCGTTTAAACAATGGCGAGGTGGGCGTGGTGTTTGCCGACGGTCACACCGAGTTGCTCAGCCGCGAAAAAGTTTACGACCTGGAGTTTCGCAAACGTCTTTTCGACCCTTCCGAATATTAA
- a CDS encoding sulfatase: MSIFKSLLWGASLSVVVLTAAAKQPNIILIVADDLGWRDSSAYKSEFYQTPGIDRLAREGVLFTDAYSSNPLCSPTRASILTGQSPARLRFTAASGHIQQAILDPKQGTAATVDKPAIIPQSRSRLPNEYVTYAELLQEAGYRTAFMGKWHVGSAPYIPENQGFDVVIGGRHHPGPPPPGGFFAPWKVETIPDYPKGTHISDAITDEALKFIKANRSGPFLLNLWFYDVHAPFQAKPALVDKYEQLVDPDYPQRSPTMGAMIEAMDQNIERLLQELDRMGLRDDTIIIFTSDNGGNMYNEVDGTTPTNNFPLKSGKGNNYEGGVRVPLIVSWARVSHPGTTTDSIVCSADLYPTILKMAGLPQHPEYHKDGIDFSAAIAGESFDRGPFISHFPHYVPATDNLPNTSVRVGDYKLYRFYYDGENQAHRYELYNLKTDIGETNNLADSMPEKVSQLDATIEAYLQEAEVLVPIKNPTFASKPVMGWNVIGDVEIAAENGVLRIDSSGRDPRIGSHDFHHVSGPVTFSFTMRSKSSGQGQVFWTSPTVKGFKGNHSVSFAVQQDGAWHDYAIKLPFTGKLNSIRLDPSQGAGVIELKNIRLLGSNGQVLHTWK; encoded by the coding sequence ATGTCTATTTTTAAGTCCCTACTGTGGGGGGCATCGCTTAGCGTTGTCGTCCTTACCGCGGCTGCAAAACAGCCTAATATCATTCTGATTGTTGCGGATGATTTGGGCTGGCGCGATAGCTCCGCCTATAAGAGTGAGTTTTATCAAACTCCAGGCATCGATCGTTTGGCGCGGGAAGGGGTGTTGTTTACGGATGCCTATTCGTCGAATCCCCTGTGTTCGCCGACGCGTGCCAGTATTTTGACCGGACAGTCGCCGGCGCGTTTGCGTTTCACGGCCGCGTCGGGACATATTCAGCAGGCGATCTTAGATCCGAAGCAAGGGACTGCGGCCACTGTTGATAAGCCGGCTATCATTCCTCAATCGCGCTCTCGCTTGCCCAATGAATACGTCACCTATGCAGAGCTCTTGCAGGAGGCGGGTTACCGCACAGCGTTTATGGGTAAGTGGCATGTCGGTTCCGCTCCTTACATTCCAGAGAATCAGGGCTTTGATGTAGTGATTGGTGGGCGTCATCATCCGGGCCCACCGCCTCCGGGAGGCTTCTTTGCGCCATGGAAAGTGGAGACGATTCCCGACTACCCGAAAGGCACGCATATCTCCGATGCGATCACCGATGAAGCGTTGAAGTTTATCAAAGCCAATCGCAGCGGTCCTTTCCTGCTCAACCTATGGTTTTACGATGTGCATGCACCGTTTCAAGCGAAGCCTGCCTTGGTGGACAAGTATGAGCAATTGGTTGACCCTGACTACCCGCAACGCTCACCGACGATGGGGGCGATGATTGAGGCAATGGATCAAAATATCGAACGTCTGTTGCAGGAGCTCGATCGTATGGGCCTGCGCGACGACACCATTATTATTTTCACCTCCGACAATGGCGGCAACATGTATAACGAGGTCGACGGCACCACACCGACCAACAACTTTCCGCTGAAAAGTGGTAAGGGGAATAACTACGAGGGTGGGGTGCGCGTTCCCTTGATTGTTTCGTGGGCACGCGTATCACATCCAGGCACCACGACCGATTCAATCGTGTGCTCTGCCGATTTGTATCCTACGATTTTGAAGATGGCAGGTTTGCCGCAGCATCCGGAGTATCACAAAGATGGCATCGACTTTAGTGCAGCCATTGCGGGGGAATCCTTTGATCGCGGTCCCTTCATCTCCCACTTCCCACACTATGTGCCGGCCACGGATAATTTGCCCAACACTAGTGTGCGCGTTGGTGACTATAAGTTGTATCGCTTTTACTACGACGGCGAAAATCAAGCGCACCGATATGAGCTCTATAACTTGAAAACGGATATCGGTGAGACGAATAATCTTGCCGACAGTATGCCGGAAAAAGTTTCGCAGTTGGACGCGACTATTGAGGCCTATTTACAAGAAGCCGAGGTGCTGGTGCCGATCAAAAATCCGACCTTTGCGAGCAAGCCTGTGATGGGCTGGAACGTGATCGGCGATGTTGAGATCGCAGCCGAAAATGGAGTGCTCCGCATCGATAGCAGTGGACGTGATCCACGGATCGGTAGTCACGACTTTCATCATGTGAGTGGTCCCGTCACGTTCTCCTTTACGATGCGTTCCAAATCGAGTGGACAGGGACAAGTCTTTTGGACTTCGCCCACAGTAAAAGGCTTTAAAGGCAATCATTCGGTCAGTTTTGCAGTGCAGCAAGATGGTGCCTGGCACGACTACGCGATCAAGCTACCGTTCACCGGAAAATTGAACTCAATACGTTTAGATCCTTCGCAAGGAGCGGGCGTGATCGAACTCAAAAACATACGTCTGCTCGGTTCGAACGGGCAGGTGTTACACACTTGGAAGTAA
- a CDS encoding sulfatase, whose amino-acid sequence MLKKACLLLAATCLLQSVSAAKQPNVVLILADDMSPDLSMLGTPGIETPNIDAFAKEGVYFYNAFAASASCSPSRTAILTGMWPHSNGNWRNVHTPPLNLPDKAFSRETHIVDTVGIGRDVATLPEVFRANGYFTAITQKLHLSPAWRYPYDARDPVQSEPKRFHKVMGDFIEQAGDRPFFIHANVAAPHRPYRVHLNSNPNQKLPAANSIEVPSFLPDTPGVRRDMQEYYACVEIADACVGAILQALDDAGIREETFVIFTSDQGMPIHYAKASAYPTGTRIPLAVVGPGVVKGQTNNSPVSQIDYAPTILDYCGIEIPEVMQGESLRPILSGGDSIEGREYVFAEHNSHGPDPREFYPQRVVTDGNWYYILNVDPDKSQRLPDDLRGVEVWGNHAYDAIIAAKESHPDEYAYLTLFDKPRQPEQLYKIDEDKWGVHDLANNPERQAVLQRMRAVMNTWRAATNDIEKSPLEIPEQPDAH is encoded by the coding sequence ATGTTGAAGAAAGCATGTCTACTCTTGGCCGCGACCTGCCTCTTGCAGTCGGTCTCTGCCGCAAAACAACCGAATGTCGTTCTCATTCTGGCGGACGATATGAGCCCCGATCTTTCAATGCTGGGCACACCTGGCATTGAGACGCCAAACATCGATGCATTCGCTAAAGAAGGCGTGTATTTCTACAATGCATTTGCCGCTTCGGCGTCCTGCTCGCCCTCGCGCACTGCGATCCTAACAGGCATGTGGCCGCACAGTAACGGCAACTGGCGCAATGTGCATACGCCGCCGTTGAATCTTCCCGATAAAGCATTTTCCCGTGAGACACACATCGTAGACACGGTTGGGATTGGTCGTGACGTGGCGACACTCCCCGAGGTCTTTCGGGCCAACGGCTACTTCACCGCAATCACACAGAAGCTCCACTTGAGCCCGGCATGGCGTTATCCTTATGACGCACGCGATCCAGTGCAGTCCGAGCCCAAGCGTTTTCACAAAGTGATGGGAGACTTCATTGAGCAGGCCGGCGATCGTCCGTTTTTTATCCATGCCAATGTTGCAGCGCCACACCGGCCATATCGCGTTCACTTAAATTCCAATCCTAATCAGAAACTGCCTGCGGCGAACAGTATCGAAGTTCCGTCGTTCTTGCCCGACACACCGGGCGTGCGTCGTGACATGCAGGAGTATTACGCCTGCGTAGAAATTGCCGATGCATGCGTCGGTGCGATCCTTCAGGCCTTGGATGACGCGGGTATTCGTGAGGAGACCTTCGTCATCTTCACCTCCGACCAAGGCATGCCGATTCACTACGCCAAAGCATCCGCGTATCCTACTGGAACACGTATTCCGCTCGCGGTGGTGGGGCCTGGCGTGGTCAAAGGACAGACGAATAACTCGCCCGTTTCACAAATCGATTATGCGCCCACGATTCTTGATTATTGTGGCATTGAAATTCCTGAAGTCATGCAGGGGGAATCCTTGCGGCCGATCCTCAGTGGGGGCGACAGTATCGAAGGGCGCGAGTATGTGTTTGCCGAGCACAATTCTCACGGTCCCGATCCGCGCGAATTCTACCCGCAACGTGTGGTGACTGATGGCAACTGGTATTACATTTTGAATGTCGATCCTGACAAATCGCAGCGTTTGCCCGATGATCTTCGCGGTGTCGAAGTTTGGGGCAACCATGCTTACGATGCGATCATTGCCGCGAAAGAGAGTCACCCCGATGAGTATGCGTATCTAACACTTTTTGATAAGCCAAGACAGCCCGAGCAGCTTTATAAAATCGATGAAGATAAATGGGGCGTGCATGACTTGGCCAACAATCCCGAGCGTCAAGCAGTGTTACAGCGCATGCGTGCGGTGATGAATACATGGCGCGCGGCCACGAATGATATTGAAAAGAGTCCGTTAGAAATCCCTGAACAACCGGACGCGCACTAA
- a CDS encoding alpha-L-rhamnosidase — MTSFSDKSVWLASPLSSESTATSASYFRTKFQLPSGVTKAVLRFSALGIVEPWINGARVNDDYFTPGWSDYRKRAYVCRYEVTEQLEVGENCLGIVLADGWAGAAFGPKGHEASHAPQTMFVAELQLTFADGTQQVIGSDATWKVRRGPVVKNSLYHGETYDARKAMPDWASSSSTERGWKSVVSVETPQIELTEKACPPVRVTEILPVVDLRKESSGWIADFGQNLVGVVRIQLKDTRAGQKVILKFAEMLNEDGSLYLENLRDAGATDCYICQGAEEESYQPHFTFHGFRYVQIEGVESDLSAADLEACVLHNDLAPLGTFQTSNAMVNQLQDCIRWGQRGNFLEAPTDCPQRDERLGWSGDAQVFVDTACFNYECEGFYRQWMDAMRDGQREDGAFPDVAPDILGWHGNAGWGDAGIIVPHAVWLHTGATTILAENWQAMERYLRFLKDRAKHYIQPETVYGDWLAVDAVKPQWGPTPKDLIGTAYFARDAQLMARMADALGRTAAAKRYGQLAARITAAFQQRFITAEGLVLGDTQTSYLMALAFDLVPEHLIEAAGARLVEKIEAREWHLSTGFLGTPLLNPVLSKIGRSDVAYKLLLQESYPSWLYPIKNGATTMWERWNSWTREDGFGPVEMNSFNHYAYGAIGEWLYQTVGGIAPCPEAPGYARAILSAQPSPDLKRASCVLKTRVGTYRSKWTIKRKNLHWDLTVPASGEGLVVLPATPWSKVKLNGKSVPSRLKHPDQRNAFRLLAGKHRVEIENCPLAHL, encoded by the coding sequence ATGACTTCATTCAGTGACAAATCTGTTTGGCTGGCTTCGCCCTTATCGAGCGAATCGACAGCAACATCTGCATCTTATTTTCGCACCAAGTTCCAGCTTCCTTCCGGAGTGACGAAGGCGGTCTTGCGCTTTTCAGCGCTCGGCATTGTGGAGCCGTGGATCAATGGCGCACGTGTCAATGACGACTATTTTACGCCCGGCTGGAGTGACTATCGCAAGCGCGCTTATGTGTGCCGTTACGAGGTGACCGAGCAGCTTGAAGTCGGTGAGAATTGCCTAGGTATTGTATTGGCAGATGGCTGGGCGGGTGCCGCTTTTGGCCCCAAGGGGCATGAAGCTAGCCATGCGCCGCAGACCATGTTTGTCGCAGAATTGCAGCTCACCTTTGCCGACGGAACACAGCAAGTGATCGGGAGTGATGCCACTTGGAAAGTGCGTCGTGGACCTGTCGTGAAAAATTCGCTGTATCACGGGGAGACCTATGATGCGCGTAAGGCGATGCCAGATTGGGCATCGAGTTCCAGCACGGAGCGTGGTTGGAAGTCAGTCGTGAGTGTGGAGACGCCGCAGATCGAATTGACGGAGAAAGCCTGTCCGCCGGTGCGGGTGACGGAGATATTGCCTGTGGTGGATCTGCGCAAAGAGTCGTCAGGCTGGATCGCCGACTTTGGGCAAAACCTAGTCGGTGTCGTTCGTATCCAGTTAAAGGATACGCGTGCAGGACAAAAAGTAATTTTGAAATTCGCTGAGATGCTAAACGAAGACGGCTCGCTGTATTTAGAGAATTTGCGCGATGCGGGGGCTACGGATTGCTATATTTGCCAGGGAGCCGAGGAAGAAAGCTATCAGCCGCATTTCACCTTTCATGGTTTCCGCTATGTGCAGATCGAAGGAGTCGAGTCGGACTTGAGTGCTGCAGATTTGGAAGCCTGTGTGCTGCATAATGATTTGGCCCCGTTGGGGACGTTTCAGACATCCAATGCGATGGTGAATCAGTTGCAGGACTGTATTCGCTGGGGGCAACGCGGAAACTTTTTAGAAGCACCGACTGACTGTCCACAACGCGACGAGCGACTCGGCTGGTCGGGGGATGCGCAAGTGTTTGTCGATACAGCCTGCTTTAATTATGAGTGCGAGGGCTTCTACCGTCAGTGGATGGATGCCATGCGCGATGGTCAGCGAGAAGACGGAGCGTTTCCCGACGTGGCTCCAGACATTCTCGGTTGGCATGGTAATGCCGGCTGGGGCGACGCGGGCATCATCGTGCCACATGCAGTCTGGCTGCACACTGGAGCGACTACGATTCTTGCAGAAAACTGGCAGGCGATGGAGCGGTATTTACGCTTTCTTAAAGACCGGGCGAAACACTATATTCAGCCAGAAACCGTTTATGGTGATTGGTTGGCGGTCGATGCGGTAAAGCCGCAATGGGGGCCGACGCCGAAGGATTTGATTGGCACCGCATATTTTGCCAGAGATGCGCAACTTATGGCGCGTATGGCTGACGCGCTGGGCCGAACTGCAGCAGCGAAGCGCTATGGTCAATTGGCGGCGCGGATCACCGCAGCTTTTCAGCAGCGCTTTATCACCGCCGAAGGATTGGTATTGGGAGATACCCAGACCAGTTATTTGATGGCTTTAGCTTTTGACCTCGTGCCCGAGCATTTGATCGAGGCCGCGGGCGCACGTCTGGTGGAAAAGATCGAAGCGCGTGAGTGGCATTTGTCGACTGGCTTTCTTGGCACGCCATTGCTCAATCCAGTGTTGTCTAAGATTGGCCGAAGTGATGTTGCCTACAAGTTGCTGCTGCAGGAGAGTTATCCGAGTTGGTTGTATCCGATCAAGAACGGCGCGACCACGATGTGGGAGCGTTGGAATAGTTGGACGCGTGAAGATGGCTTTGGTCCGGTGGAAATGAATTCATTCAATCACTATGCCTACGGTGCGATCGGCGAGTGGCTGTATCAAACAGTGGGCGGCATCGCGCCGTGCCCGGAGGCGCCAGGCTATGCACGCGCAATTTTGTCGGCTCAGCCGAGCCCTGATTTAAAGCGCGCGTCCTGTGTCTTGAAAACGCGCGTTGGCACCTATCGCTCAAAATGGACGATCAAGCGAAAGAACTTACACTGGGACCTGACAGTTCCGGCAAGTGGGGAAGGGCTGGTGGTGCTGCCTGCGACGCCTTGGTCGAAGGTGAAGCTCAATGGTAAATCAGTGCCGAGCCGCTTAAAGCATCCTGATCAGCGCAACGCCTTTCGTCTGCTGGCCGGCAAGCATCGCGTAGAAATCGAGAACTGCCCGCTCGCACATCTTTAA